The Nocardia sp. NBC_01503 sequence GCAGTTCTTCGATGTGGGGCGCACCTCGGTGCCGCGCGCGAACTGCGGACCCGATTCGCTGCCGGAATCCGGTATGCAGGGCGATGTTCCGGCCGCCGACCGCGACAGCGGTCGCAGTACCCAGGGCTACCGCTGCAATATGTCGTTCCTGGGCGGATATGTCGGCAAGGGCGCCGGAATCACCTCCACCACTTTCGACCACTGCTCGTACACCGGCTCGATGTTCCCGGGCAATATTCTCGGACCCGCCCAGGGCGTGCATGTGCTGGATGTGTCGGATCCGGCGAATCCGGTAGAGACCGCCAGCCTGACCGAACCCGCCATGCTGGCGGGCACCTGGGAGTCGCTCAAGGTCAATGCCGAGCGAAAACTGCTGGTGGGCACCGGTGTTCCGGTCGGCATCGGCGCGGGCTTCCTGTCGGTCTACGACATCTCCGATTGCGCGCATCCGCGCCTGCTGAATCCGGGCAGTGGCACGAATCTGATGATGCCGCTGCCGATCACGACGCATGAGGGTGGCTTCTCCCCCGACGGGCGCACCTACTGGGCCTCGGGTATCGCACCCGGTTTCGTGAGCGCGGTCGACCTCACCGATCCGACCAATCCGCATGTCATCTGGCAGGGCCTGACCGGTATCGAGGCGCATGGCTTCGGAATCAGCCCGGACGGTAATCGCATGTACCTGTCCGCACTGGGCGGATTCACCACCCTCGATATCAGCGCGGTGCAGCGCCGCGACCCCAACCCGCAGGTCAACCACCTCGGCCGGGTGTTCTGGACGGACGGCTGGGCGACTCAGCACAGTATTCCGGTCACCTATGACGGTCAGCCGTACCTGTTCACCGCGGATGAGGGCGGTGCCGGCGGGGTGAAGCTCATCGATATCTCCGATGACACGAATCCGAAGGTCGCGGCCAAGATCAAACTGGAGATCAACCTCCCGGAGAACCAGG is a genomic window containing:
- a CDS encoding LVIVD repeat-containing protein, with product MRRSRPAGLFATTLICAAMLPVGGASADLTDDLTNAVQQFFDVGRTSVPRANCGPDSLPESGMQGDVPAADRDSGRSTQGYRCNMSFLGGYVGKGAGITSTTFDHCSYTGSMFPGNILGPAQGVHVLDVSDPANPVETASLTEPAMLAGTWESLKVNAERKLLVGTGVPVGIGAGFLSVYDISDCAHPRLLNPGSGTNLMMPLPITTHEGGFSPDGRTYWASGIAPGFVSAVDLTDPTNPHVIWQGLTGIEAHGFGISPDGNRMYLSALGGFTTLDISAVQRRDPNPQVNHLGRVFWTDGWATQHSIPVTYDGQPYLFTADEGGAGGVKLIDISDDTNPKVAAKIKLEINLPENQDAAMASAMGGSVFSYDVHYCAADRPNNPTALACGWEESGIRVFDVRDPFHAKEIAYFNPPARKGRNLELWNSPHALASIIGLPVMEFPSAARAMLEGKFDPTQALSARTGMVAFGDLSTDWCFSPPEWHGNQLWATCNDNGFMVLQLADDVYTPPADQHSVVGS